Proteins encoded in a region of the Pseudomonas denitrificans (nom. rej.) genome:
- the hemB gene encoding porphobilinogen synthase, which yields MSFIPADRAFPFTRLRRNRRDEFSRRLVRENVLTTNDLILPVFVLDGKNQREAVPSMPGVERMSIDLLLKEAEELVELGIPALALFPVTPLEKKSLDGAEAFNPDGIAQRATRALRERFPELGIITDVALDPFTSHGQDGILDEDGYVLNDISVDVLVKQALSHAEAGAQVVAPSDMMDGRIGAIREALESTGHINTRIMAYSAKYASAYYGPFRDAVGSAANLGKGNKATYQMDPANSDEALHEIYADLAEGADMIMVKPGMPYLDIVRRAKDEFRAPTFVYQVSGEYAMHMAAINNGWLSEAVILESLLAFKRAGADGILTYFAKRAAQQLKKIKSAG from the coding sequence GTGAGCTTCATTCCCGCCGATCGTGCCTTCCCCTTCACTCGTCTGCGTCGCAACCGTCGTGACGAATTTTCCCGCCGACTGGTGCGCGAAAACGTCCTGACCACCAACGACCTGATCCTTCCGGTGTTCGTCCTCGACGGAAAGAACCAGCGTGAAGCTGTGCCCTCGATGCCGGGTGTGGAGCGCATGTCCATCGACCTGCTGCTCAAGGAAGCCGAAGAGCTGGTGGAGCTGGGCATCCCGGCGCTGGCGCTGTTCCCGGTGACCCCGCTGGAGAAGAAATCCCTCGATGGCGCCGAAGCCTTCAACCCCGACGGCATCGCCCAGCGCGCCACCCGTGCCCTGCGCGAGCGCTTCCCGGAGCTGGGCATCATCACCGACGTGGCCCTGGACCCGTTCACCAGCCACGGCCAGGACGGCATCCTCGACGAGGACGGCTACGTTCTGAACGACATTTCCGTTGATGTGCTGGTCAAGCAGGCGCTTTCCCACGCCGAAGCCGGAGCTCAGGTCGTGGCTCCCTCGGACATGATGGACGGCCGCATCGGCGCGATCCGCGAAGCCCTGGAATCCACCGGCCACATCAACACCCGCATCATGGCCTACTCGGCCAAGTACGCCAGCGCCTACTACGGCCCGTTCCGCGACGCCGTCGGCTCCGCCGCCAACCTGGGCAAGGGCAACAAGGCCACCTACCAGATGGACCCGGCCAACAGCGACGAAGCGCTGCACGAGATCTACGCTGACCTCGCCGAGGGTGCCGACATGATCATGGTCAAGCCGGGCATGCCGTATCTCGACATCGTTCGCCGGGCCAAGGACGAATTCCGCGCGCCGACCTTTGTCTACCAGGTCAGCGGCGAGTACGCGATGCACATGGCCGCGATCAACAACGGCTGGCTCAGCGAGGCGGTGATCCTCGAATCGCTGCTGGCCTTCAAACGCGCGGGCGCAGATGGCATCCTGACCTACTTCGCCAAGCGCGCGGCGCAACAATTGAAAAAAATCAAAAGTGCGGGCTGA
- the trxA gene encoding thioredoxin TrxA, whose translation MSEHIVNVTDASFEQDVLKSDSPVLVDYWAEWCGPCKMIAPVLDEIAKDYQGKLKVCKLNIDENQDTPPKYGVRGIPTLMLFKGGNVEATKVGALSKSQLAAFLDSNI comes from the coding sequence ATGAGCGAACATATCGTCAATGTTACCGATGCCAGCTTCGAGCAGGACGTACTGAAGTCCGATAGTCCCGTGCTGGTCGACTACTGGGCCGAATGGTGCGGCCCGTGCAAGATGATCGCCCCGGTACTCGACGAGATCGCCAAGGACTATCAGGGCAAGCTGAAAGTCTGCAAGCTGAACATCGACGAGAACCAGGACACCCCGCCGAAGTACGGCGTGCGTGGCATTCCGACCCTGATGCTGTTCAAGGGCGGCAACGTCGAAGCGACCAAGGTCGGCGCACTGTCCAAGTCGCAGCTGGCTGCCTTCCTCGACAGCAACATCTAA
- a CDS encoding DedA family protein — MMLQQFLQDFGYFALFLGTFFEGETILVLAGFLAFRGYMQLEYVIAVAFFGSYAGDQLWYFLGRRHGRKLLARKPRWQKMGDKALEHVRKHPDLWVLSFRFVYGLRTVMPVAIGLSGYPPARYLLLNGIGAIVWATVLGSAAFYFGSVLEGVLGNIKKYELMVLGGLVVIGLLFWLRRRFKASKTD; from the coding sequence ATAATGCTCCAACAATTCCTGCAGGATTTCGGCTACTTCGCGCTGTTTCTCGGCACGTTCTTCGAGGGTGAGACCATTCTGGTCCTGGCCGGCTTCCTGGCATTCCGCGGCTACATGCAGCTGGAGTACGTCATCGCGGTGGCTTTCTTCGGCAGTTACGCCGGTGACCAGCTCTGGTATTTCCTCGGCCGCCGCCACGGTCGCAAGTTGCTTGCGCGCAAACCGCGCTGGCAGAAGATGGGCGACAAGGCCCTGGAACACGTACGCAAGCATCCCGACCTGTGGGTGCTGAGCTTCCGCTTCGTCTACGGCCTGCGCACCGTGATGCCGGTGGCCATCGGCCTGTCCGGCTACCCGCCGGCACGCTACCTGCTGCTCAACGGCATCGGCGCCATAGTCTGGGCCACTGTGCTGGGCAGCGCTGCCTTCTACTTCGGCAGCGTGCTGGAAGGCGTACTGGGCAACATCAAGAAGTACGAACTCATGGTCCTCGGTGGCCTCGTGGTGATCGGCCTGCTGTTCTGGCTGCGTCGCCGCTTCAAGGCCAGCAAGACCGACTGA
- the ppk1 gene encoding polyphosphate kinase 1 gives MNTEGISETEVIEADTTAEITEVVVEEVAEATPPPVEPAVPAINVDDSALYIHRELSQLQFNIRVLEQALDESYPLLERLKFLLIFSSNLDEFFEIRVAGLKKQITFAREQAGADGLLPHQALARISEQVHEQVARQYSILNDILLPELAKHDIRFIRRRYWTPKIKAWVRRFFRDEIAPIVTPIGLDPTHPFPLLVNKSLNFMVELEGLDAFGRDSGLAIIPAPRSLPRIIRLPEEVAGPGDNYVFLSSMIHAHADDLFHGMKVKGCYQFRLTRNADLSVDAEDVEDLARALRGELFSRRYGDAVRLEVVDTCPVPLSNYLLKQFGLSETELYRVSGPVNLTRLFSVTGLASHPELQSPPFTPAIPKLLQKKENLFNVLGKLDVLLMHPFESFTPVVDLLRQAAKDPSVLAIKQTLYRSGANSEIVDALVEAARNGKEVTVVIELRARFDEESNLQLASRLQQAGAVVIYGVVGFKTHAKMMLILRREDGELRRYAHLGTGNYHAGNARLYTDYSLLTADVALCEDLHKLFNQLIGMGKTLRMKKLLHAPFTLKKNLLEMINREAAQAAEGKPAHIMAKVNSLTDAKVIRALYKASQAGVKIDLVVRGMCCLRPGVPGVSHNIQVRSIIGRFLEHSRIYYFLNGGEEKLYLSSADWMERNLDMRVETCFPVEGKKLVLRVKKELESYLSDNTQAWVLQSDGSYVRQSPSGNQNARNAQATLLERLCTPVISVR, from the coding sequence ATGAATACCGAAGGCATTAGCGAAACCGAAGTTATCGAAGCTGACACCACCGCTGAAATCACCGAAGTCGTCGTGGAGGAGGTCGCCGAGGCGACGCCGCCACCCGTCGAGCCGGCGGTGCCAGCGATCAACGTGGACGACAGTGCCCTCTATATTCATCGCGAGCTCTCGCAGCTGCAGTTCAACATCCGCGTGCTGGAACAGGCGCTGGACGAGTCCTACCCGCTGCTGGAACGCCTGAAGTTCCTGTTGATCTTCTCCAGCAACCTCGACGAATTCTTCGAGATCCGTGTTGCCGGCCTGAAGAAGCAGATCACCTTCGCCCGTGAACAGGCCGGCGCCGACGGCCTGTTGCCGCACCAGGCGCTGGCGCGCATCAGCGAGCAGGTGCACGAGCAGGTCGCCCGCCAGTACAGCATCCTCAACGACATCCTGTTGCCGGAGCTGGCCAAGCACGACATCCGCTTCATCCGCCGCCGCTACTGGACGCCGAAGATCAAGGCCTGGGTCCGTCGCTTCTTCCGCGACGAGATCGCGCCCATCGTCACCCCGATCGGCCTCGACCCGACCCACCCGTTCCCGCTGCTGGTGAACAAGAGCCTGAACTTCATGGTCGAGCTCGAAGGCCTGGACGCCTTCGGCCGCGACTCCGGCCTTGCGATCATCCCGGCGCCGCGCTCGCTGCCGCGGATCATCCGCCTGCCCGAAGAAGTCGCCGGCCCCGGCGACAACTACGTGTTCCTCTCGTCCATGATCCACGCCCACGCCGACGACCTGTTCCACGGCATGAAGGTGAAGGGCTGCTACCAGTTCCGCCTGACCCGTAACGCCGACCTCTCGGTGGATGCCGAGGACGTCGAGGACCTGGCCCGCGCACTGCGTGGCGAGCTGTTCTCGCGCCGCTACGGCGATGCGGTGCGTCTGGAGGTGGTGGATACCTGCCCGGTGCCGCTGTCCAACTACCTGCTCAAGCAGTTCGGCCTATCCGAGACCGAGCTGTACCGCGTCAGCGGGCCGGTCAACCTGACCCGCCTGTTCAGCGTCACCGGTCTGGCCAGTCATCCGGAGCTGCAGTCCCCGCCGTTCACCCCGGCGATCCCCAAGCTGCTGCAGAAGAAGGAAAACCTGTTCAACGTGCTGGGCAAGCTCGACGTGCTGCTGATGCACCCGTTCGAGTCCTTCACCCCGGTGGTCGACCTGTTGCGCCAGGCCGCCAAGGACCCCAGCGTGCTGGCGATCAAGCAGACGCTGTACCGCTCCGGGGCCAACTCGGAGATCGTCGACGCACTGGTGGAAGCCGCGCGTAACGGCAAGGAAGTCACCGTGGTGATCGAGCTGCGGGCGCGCTTCGACGAAGAATCCAACCTGCAACTGGCCAGCCGCCTGCAGCAGGCCGGCGCGGTGGTGATCTACGGCGTGGTCGGCTTCAAGACCCACGCCAAGATGATGCTCATCCTGCGTCGCGAGGACGGCGAGCTGCGCCGTTACGCGCACCTGGGCACCGGCAACTACCACGCCGGCAATGCCCGCCTGTACACCGACTACAGCCTGCTGACCGCCGACGTGGCGCTCTGCGAGGACCTGCACAAGCTGTTCAACCAACTGATCGGCATGGGCAAGACCCTGCGCATGAAGAAGCTCCTGCACGCGCCCTTCACCCTGAAGAAGAACCTGCTGGAGATGATCAACCGCGAGGCCGCCCAGGCTGCCGAAGGCAAGCCGGCGCACATCATGGCCAAGGTCAACTCGCTGACCGACGCCAAGGTCATCCGCGCGCTGTACAAGGCCAGCCAGGCCGGCGTGAAGATCGACCTGGTGGTGCGCGGCATGTGCTGCCTGCGTCCGGGAGTGCCGGGCGTGTCGCACAATATCCAGGTGCGCTCGATCATCGGCCGCTTCCTGGAGCACAGCCGGATCTACTACTTCCTCAACGGCGGCGAGGAGAAGCTCTATCTCTCCAGCGCCGACTGGATGGAGCGCAACCTCGACATGCGCGTGGAGACCTGCTTCCCGGTGGAAGGCAAGAAGCTCGTGCTGCGCGTGAAGAAGGAGCTGGAGTCCTACCTGAGCGACAACACTCAGGCCTGGGTGCTGCAGTCCGACGGCAGCTACGTGCGCCAGAGCCCCAGCGGCAACCAGAACGCCCGCAACGCCCAGGCGACCCTGCTGGAGCGCCTTTGCACGCCGGTGATCAGCGTTCGCTGA
- a CDS encoding CDP-6-deoxy-delta-3,4-glucoseen reductase has translation MKVTLQPSGAQLELRPGERILDGARRLGYECPQSCRNGNCHICAALLVEGRVRQDGEVRDHGELFTCLAEPLEDCVLHWDGVLAPGELPVRKLSCQLTLCEPVGGDVWRVRLRAPAGKPPRYHAGQYVLIEREGSDPAAFSLASAPQEGRDLELHILARENSAIDLLTQLQRDRFARVQMPFGDAHLADLPDGPLVLIAAGTGMAQMHSLIEFCRATGFAHPVHLYWGVRRPEDFYELPHWEQWENVPNLHLHRIVSDLCGWQGRCGLLHEAVCEDFAELSGLRVYASGSPAMVYGTLDALVAAGMDPHQMRADVFAYAPRG, from the coding sequence TTGAAAGTGACCTTGCAACCCTCCGGAGCCCAGCTTGAGCTGCGGCCCGGGGAACGTATCCTCGACGGTGCGCGGCGCCTGGGCTACGAGTGCCCGCAGAGCTGCCGCAACGGCAATTGCCATATCTGCGCGGCGCTGCTGGTGGAAGGCCGCGTGCGCCAGGACGGCGAGGTGCGCGACCACGGCGAGCTCTTCACCTGCCTGGCCGAGCCGCTGGAAGACTGCGTGCTGCACTGGGACGGTGTGCTGGCCCCCGGCGAGCTGCCGGTGCGCAAGCTGTCCTGCCAGCTGACCCTCTGCGAGCCGGTGGGCGGCGACGTCTGGCGCGTGCGCCTGCGTGCCCCGGCCGGCAAGCCACCGCGCTACCACGCCGGGCAGTACGTGCTGATCGAGCGCGAAGGCAGCGACCCGGCGGCCTTCTCCCTGGCCTCCGCGCCACAGGAAGGGCGTGACCTGGAGCTGCACATCCTGGCCCGCGAGAACAGCGCCATCGACCTGCTGACCCAGTTGCAGCGCGACCGCTTTGCCCGCGTGCAGATGCCCTTCGGCGACGCGCACCTGGCCGATCTGCCGGACGGCCCGCTGGTGCTGATCGCCGCCGGCACCGGCATGGCGCAGATGCACAGCCTGATCGAATTCTGCCGCGCGACTGGTTTCGCCCACCCGGTACACCTGTACTGGGGCGTGCGTCGCCCGGAGGATTTCTACGAGCTGCCGCACTGGGAACAGTGGGAAAACGTACCCAACCTGCACCTGCACAGGATCGTCAGCGACCTGTGCGGCTGGCAGGGGCGTTGCGGCCTGCTGCATGAGGCTGTGTGCGAGGACTTCGCCGAGCTGTCAGGGCTGCGTGTCTACGCCAGCGGTTCGCCGGCGATGGTCTACGGCACCCTGGATGCGCTGGTGGCGGCAGGCATGGACCCGCACCAGATGCGTGCGGACGTCTTCGCCTACGCCCCACGAGGCTGA
- a CDS encoding sterol desaturase family protein: protein MNYILFAVPFFFLLIAIELLADRWRGMRTYRLSDALNSLSAGVLSTTSGLLTKGLAVLTYAIAWQHLALFEMSTQNLWVWVFAFVFYDFCYYWNHRLGHERNVLWAAHSVHHQSEDYNLSTALRQTSTGFIFGWIFYLPMAIAGVPPLVFLTVGALNLLYQFWVHTRHIPKLGWFEWVFITPSNHRVHHAQNPVYMDRNYGGVFIVWDRLFGTFQEELDEEPVVFGVTVPLASWNPLWANLQVYAHLWNDARRAGSTWDKLRIWFMRTGWRPADVAQRYPMAKPDLASFRKFEVPLTRGRQWYAGLQFATYVVVGTWLLGVGEHWQVLPLVIGWSWMAFGLYAIGCWLENRSWALRLELLRLALNVPAVAAMVLWGGIELPQWAPWALAVYSLLSLIGLLGLRRAERLPQVA from the coding sequence ATGAACTACATCCTCTTCGCCGTACCCTTCTTTTTCCTCCTGATTGCCATCGAGTTGCTCGCCGACCGCTGGCGCGGCATGCGCACCTACCGTCTGAGCGATGCGCTGAACAGCCTCAGCGCCGGTGTGCTGTCCACCACCAGCGGCCTGCTGACCAAGGGCCTGGCTGTGCTCACCTACGCCATCGCCTGGCAGCACCTGGCGCTTTTCGAGATGTCCACGCAGAACCTCTGGGTCTGGGTGTTCGCCTTCGTCTTCTACGACTTCTGCTACTACTGGAACCACCGCCTGGGCCACGAGCGCAACGTGCTCTGGGCTGCCCACTCGGTGCACCACCAGAGCGAGGACTACAACCTCTCCACCGCGCTGCGGCAGACCAGTACCGGCTTCATCTTCGGCTGGATCTTCTACCTGCCCATGGCCATCGCCGGCGTGCCGCCGCTGGTGTTCCTCACGGTCGGCGCGCTGAACCTGCTCTACCAGTTCTGGGTGCACACCCGACACATCCCCAAGCTGGGCTGGTTCGAGTGGGTCTTCATCACCCCGTCCAACCACCGCGTGCACCACGCGCAGAACCCGGTCTACATGGATCGCAACTACGGCGGCGTGTTCATCGTCTGGGACCGCCTGTTCGGCACCTTCCAGGAGGAGCTGGACGAGGAGCCGGTGGTATTCGGCGTGACCGTGCCGCTGGCCAGCTGGAACCCGCTCTGGGCCAACCTGCAAGTCTATGCGCACCTGTGGAACGATGCGCGCCGCGCCGGCAGTACCTGGGACAAGTTGCGCATCTGGTTCATGCGTACCGGCTGGCGTCCCGCGGACGTTGCCCAGCGCTACCCCATGGCCAAGCCGGACCTGGCGTCCTTCCGCAAGTTCGAGGTGCCGCTGACCCGCGGCCGGCAGTGGTACGCCGGGCTGCAGTTCGCCACTTATGTGGTGGTCGGCACCTGGTTGCTGGGTGTCGGCGAGCACTGGCAGGTACTGCCGCTGGTGATTGGCTGGAGCTGGATGGCTTTCGGGCTCTACGCTATCGGCTGCTGGCTGGAGAACCGTAGCTGGGCGCTGCGCCTGGAACTGCTGCGATTGGCGCTGAACGTGCCGGCAGTGGCGGCCATGGTGCTATGGGGAGGGATCGAGCTGCCGCAGTGGGCACCCTGGGCGCTGGCGGTCTATTCGCTGCTCAGCCTGATCGGTCTGCTGGGCCTGCGGCGCGCCGAGCGCCTGCCGCAGGTGGCCTGA
- the ubiD gene encoding 4-hydroxy-3-polyprenylbenzoate decarboxylase, whose protein sequence is MQYRDLREFIAALEQRGQLKRIQAPVSPVLEMTEVCDRTLRAKGPALLFEKPTGYDIPVLGNLFGTPERVALGMGAEDVSELREIGRLLAFLKEPEPPKGLKDAWSKLPIFKKVINMAPKVLRDAPCQEVIEEGDDVDLSKLPVQTCWPGDVAPLITWGLTVTRGPNKERQNLGIYRQQVIGRNKVIMRWLSHRGGALDFREWCQKHPGQPYPVAVALGADPATILGAVTPVPDNLSEYAFAGLLRGHKTELVKCIGNDLQVPASAEIVLEGVIHPGEMADEGPYGDHTGYYNEVDRFPVFTVERITRRQKPIYHSTYTGRPPDEPAILGVALNEVFVPILQKQFPEITDFYLPPEGCSYRMAVVTMKKQYPGHAKRVMLGVWSFLRQFMYTKFVIVTDDDINARDWNDVIWAITTRMDPKRDTVMIDNTPIDYLDFASPISGLGSKMGLDATHKWPGETSREWGRVIEKDPAVTRRVDEIWASLGID, encoded by the coding sequence ATGCAGTATCGCGACCTGCGCGAGTTCATCGCTGCCCTGGAGCAGCGCGGACAGCTCAAGCGCATCCAGGCGCCGGTATCCCCGGTGCTGGAAATGACCGAGGTGTGCGACCGCACCCTGCGCGCCAAGGGCCCGGCCCTGCTGTTCGAAAAGCCCACCGGCTATGACATCCCCGTACTCGGCAACCTGTTCGGCACGCCCGAGCGCGTGGCCCTGGGCATGGGCGCCGAGGACGTCTCCGAACTGCGCGAGATCGGCAGGCTGCTGGCCTTCCTCAAGGAGCCCGAGCCGCCCAAGGGGCTGAAGGACGCCTGGTCCAAGCTGCCGATCTTCAAGAAGGTCATCAACATGGCGCCCAAGGTCCTGCGGGACGCGCCGTGCCAGGAAGTGATCGAGGAGGGCGACGACGTCGACCTGTCGAAGTTGCCGGTGCAGACCTGCTGGCCCGGCGACGTCGCGCCGCTGATCACCTGGGGCCTGACGGTCACCCGCGGGCCGAACAAGGAACGGCAGAACCTGGGCATCTACCGTCAGCAGGTGATCGGCCGCAACAAGGTCATCATGCGCTGGCTCAGCCACCGCGGCGGTGCGCTGGACTTCCGCGAGTGGTGCCAGAAGCACCCCGGCCAACCTTATCCGGTGGCCGTGGCCCTCGGCGCGGACCCGGCGACCATCCTCGGCGCCGTCACTCCGGTGCCGGACAACCTCTCCGAATATGCCTTCGCCGGCCTGCTGCGCGGGCACAAGACCGAGCTGGTCAAGTGCATCGGCAACGACCTGCAGGTGCCGGCCAGCGCCGAGATCGTCCTCGAAGGGGTGATCCATCCCGGCGAGATGGCCGATGAAGGCCCGTACGGCGACCACACCGGCTACTACAACGAGGTGGACCGCTTCCCGGTGTTCACCGTCGAGCGCATCACCCGCCGGCAGAAACCGATCTACCACAGCACCTACACCGGCCGCCCGCCGGATGAGCCGGCGATCCTCGGCGTGGCGCTGAACGAAGTCTTCGTGCCGATCCTGCAGAAGCAGTTCCCCGAGATCACCGACTTCTACCTGCCGCCCGAAGGCTGCTCCTACCGCATGGCGGTGGTGACCATGAAGAAGCAGTACCCCGGCCACGCCAAGCGCGTGATGCTGGGTGTCTGGTCGTTCCTGCGACAGTTCATGTACACCAAGTTCGTTATCGTCACCGACGACGACATCAACGCCCGCGACTGGAACGACGTGATCTGGGCCATCACCACGCGCATGGACCCCAAGCGTGACACGGTGATGATCGACAACACCCCGATCGACTACCTGGACTTTGCCTCGCCGATCTCCGGCCTGGGCTCGAAGATGGGCCTGGATGCCACCCACAAGTGGCCGGGCGAGACCAGCCGCGAATGGGGTCGGGTGATCGAAAAGGACCCGGCGGTGACCCGCCGCGTCGACGAAATCTGGGCGAGCCTGGGCATCGATTGA
- the ppx gene encoding exopolyphosphatase has product MPHTPAKTFPMIAAIDLGSNSFHMVLAKADHGEIRILERLGEKVQLAAGIGEDRMLTAEAMQRGYDCLKQFAQFINGMPPGSVRVVGTNALREARNRAEFIREADQILGHPVEVISGREEARLIYLGVSHTLPDNPGKRLVVDIGGGSTEFIIGQQFESQLRESLQMGCVSFTQRYFKDGKITPARYAQAYTSARLELMSIENSLRRLGWDEAVGASGTIRAICLAIQAGGHGNGEINPEGLAWLKRKMFKLGEVEKLDIDGIKPDRRPIFPAGMAILEALFDALELTRMTHSEGALREGVLYDLLGRHHHEDVRERTIGALMERYHVDPEQAARVEAKALESLDQVSKAWDLNDEGHRELLMWAARVHELGLDIAHYHYHKHGAYLLEHSDLAGFSRLDQLTLALLVRGHRRNIPVDKFNELGDEGDKLIRLCIVLRFAILFHHIRGTQEMPAVALKASGKSLDVRFPDGWLAANPLTQADFEQEAEWLKRVGYSLSVS; this is encoded by the coding sequence ATGCCCCATACCCCTGCCAAGACCTTTCCGATGATCGCGGCCATTGACCTTGGCTCGAACAGTTTCCACATGGTCCTGGCGAAGGCCGATCACGGCGAGATCCGCATCCTCGAGCGATTGGGCGAGAAGGTCCAGCTGGCCGCGGGCATCGGCGAGGACCGCATGCTCACCGCGGAAGCCATGCAGCGCGGCTACGACTGCCTGAAGCAGTTCGCCCAGTTCATCAACGGCATGCCGCCGGGTTCGGTTCGAGTGGTGGGCACCAACGCCCTGCGCGAAGCGCGCAACCGTGCCGAATTCATCCGCGAAGCCGACCAGATCCTCGGCCACCCGGTGGAAGTCATCTCCGGCCGTGAAGAAGCGCGCCTGATCTATCTGGGCGTGTCCCACACCCTGCCGGACAACCCCGGCAAGCGCCTGGTGGTCGACATCGGCGGCGGCAGCACCGAGTTCATCATCGGCCAGCAGTTCGAATCGCAACTGCGCGAGAGCCTGCAGATGGGCTGCGTGAGCTTCACCCAGCGCTACTTCAAGGACGGCAAGATCACCCCGGCGCGCTACGCCCAGGCCTACACCTCGGCCCGCCTGGAGCTGATGAGCATCGAGAACAGCCTGCGCCGCCTGGGTTGGGACGAGGCCGTCGGCGCCTCCGGCACCATCCGTGCGATCTGCCTGGCGATCCAGGCCGGCGGCCACGGCAACGGCGAGATCAACCCCGAAGGCCTGGCCTGGCTCAAGCGCAAGATGTTCAAGCTGGGCGAGGTCGAGAAGCTCGACATCGACGGCATCAAGCCGGACCGCCGGCCGATCTTCCCGGCCGGCATGGCGATCCTCGAGGCGCTGTTCGACGCCCTCGAGCTGACCCGCATGACCCACTCCGAAGGCGCCCTGCGCGAAGGCGTGCTCTACGACCTGCTGGGCCGCCACCACCACGAGGACGTCCGCGAGCGCACCATCGGCGCACTCATGGAGCGATACCACGTCGATCCGGAACAGGCCGCGCGCGTCGAGGCCAAGGCGCTGGAATCCCTGGACCAGGTTTCCAAGGCCTGGGACCTGAACGACGAGGGCCACCGCGAGCTGCTGATGTGGGCCGCGCGCGTCCACGAGCTGGGCCTGGACATCGCCCACTACCACTACCACAAGCACGGCGCCTACCTGCTGGAGCACTCGGACCTGGCCGGTTTCTCGCGCCTGGACCAGCTGACCCTGGCCCTGCTGGTGCGCGGCCACCGCCGCAACATCCCGGTGGACAAGTTCAACGAGCTGGGCGACGAGGGCGACAAGCTGATTCGCCTGTGCATCGTGCTGCGCTTCGCCATCCTCTTCCACCACATCCGTGGCACACAGGAAATGCCGGCCGTGGCCCTGAAGGCTTCCGGCAAGTCGCTGGACGTGCGCTTCCCGGACGGCTGGCTGGCCGCCAACCCGCTGACCCAGGCGGACTTCGAGCAGGAAGCCGAATGGCTCAAGCGCGTGGGCTATTCGCTCAGCGTGAGCTGA
- the rho gene encoding transcription termination factor Rho — MNLTELKQKPIAELLEMSDAMGLENMARSRKQDIIFALLKKHAKSGEEISGDGVLEILQDGFGFLRSADSSYLAGPDDIYVSPSQIRRFNLRTGDTIIGKIRPPKEGERYFALLKVDSINFDRPENAKNKILFENLTPLFPTKRLTMEAGNGSTEDLTGRVIDLCSPIGKGQRGLIVAPPKAGKTIMLQNIASNITRNNPECHLIVLLIDERPEEVTEMQRTVRGEVVASTFDEPPTRHVQVAEMVIEKAKRLVEHKKDVIILLDSITRLARAYNTVIPSSGKVLTGGVDAHALEKPKRFFGAARNIEEGGSLTILATALIETGSKMDEVIYEEFKGTGNSELILDRRISEKRVFPAININRSGTRREELLTGEEELQRMWILRKILHPMDEIAAVEFLLDKLRQTKTNDEFFDSMKRSK; from the coding sequence ATGAATCTGACCGAACTCAAGCAAAAGCCGATTGCCGAATTGCTGGAAATGTCCGATGCCATGGGCCTGGAAAACATGGCCCGTTCGCGCAAACAGGACATCATCTTCGCGCTGCTGAAGAAGCATGCGAAAAGCGGTGAGGAAATCTCCGGTGACGGCGTGCTGGAGATTCTCCAGGATGGCTTCGGCTTCCTGCGCTCCGCCGATTCCTCGTACCTGGCCGGCCCGGACGACATCTACGTCTCGCCCAGCCAGATCCGTCGCTTCAACCTGCGCACGGGCGATACCATCATCGGCAAGATTCGGCCGCCGAAGGAAGGCGAGCGTTACTTCGCCCTGCTGAAAGTCGACTCGATCAACTTCGATCGTCCGGAGAACGCGAAGAACAAGATTCTCTTCGAGAACCTGACGCCGCTGTTCCCGACCAAGCGCCTGACCATGGAAGCCGGCAACGGCTCCACCGAGGACCTCACCGGCCGTGTGATCGACCTCTGTTCGCCGATCGGCAAGGGCCAGCGCGGCCTGATCGTCGCCCCGCCGAAAGCGGGCAAGACCATCATGCTGCAGAACATCGCCTCGAACATCACCCGCAACAACCCCGAGTGCCACCTGATCGTCCTGCTGATCGACGAGCGCCCGGAAGAAGTGACCGAGATGCAGCGCACCGTGCGCGGCGAAGTGGTCGCCTCCACCTTCGACGAACCGCCGACCCGCCACGTGCAGGTTGCCGAGATGGTGATCGAGAAGGCCAAGCGCCTGGTCGAGCACAAGAAGGACGTGATCATCCTGCTGGACTCCATCACCCGTCTGGCTCGTGCCTACAACACCGTGATCCCCAGCTCCGGCAAGGTGCTCACCGGTGGTGTCGACGCCCATGCCCTGGAAAAGCCCAAGCGCTTCTTCGGCGCCGCGCGCAACATCGAGGAAGGCGGTTCGCTGACCATCCTCGCCACCGCGCTGATCGAAACCGGCTCGAAGATGGACGAAGTGATCTACGAGGAATTCAAGGGTACCGGTAACTCGGAACTCATCCTCGACCGTCGCATCTCGGAAAAGCGCGTGTTCCCGGCGATCAACATCAATCGCTCCGGCACCCGTCGCGAAGAACTGCTCACCGGTGAGGAAGAGCTGCAGCGCATGTGGATCCTGCGCAAGATCCTCCACCCGATGGACGAGATCGCCGCCGTGGAATTCCTCCTCGACAAGCTGCGCCAGACGAAGACCAACGACGAGTTCTTCGACTCCATGAAGCGCAGCAAGTAA